From the Xenorhabdus ishibashii genome, one window contains:
- a CDS encoding glycosyl hydrolase family 18 protein, giving the protein MSSYKNTNLNDNQFVIIPDPGTETEPGDIWGAGATEKTYEVNKFDPSTADSDLSYTPGRVAKNLFNHYESVPGFEVFGYLSDWGIYDSRYGNEPGDTNVDYKEGGRGTDIMRLLDEGSSLPYFDRIIVGFAGIIGDEGLKEETINQAAIDFKIASDKSDLPNHKGEATFTDYWGDTGAYLNCGFPGWKETDFTPENAQGVLGALVKLHKKYPDMPIGLSLGGWSMSQAFHFIAKESELRQCLAKSLKKIFDLFPMFTDLDLDWEYPNYKGEEHNSYDEEDPENYAELIKEIRKELPDITISIATIAVPAGLKAANIPLLLEAGVDKLNVMTYDFFGTPWAEKLGHHTALKFDPDEETQNSIDKAVNYLVDELNVEPKKINIGYAGYTRNAQQASIASISPIYGRYTPRGNIALGSFESGTTEWPDLLRNYLDSNMDGINGFTVYTDEVAKAEFLYNQESRLFMSLDTPYSVKEKAKYVKEKGLGGMFIWMIDHDNGLLTNAAREGLGAATVGTSRVDMAPLCLSAAEKTKNKTK; this is encoded by the coding sequence ATGTCAAGTTATAAAAATACAAACCTGAATGACAACCAATTTGTTATCATCCCCGATCCCGGTACAGAAACCGAACCCGGTGATATTTGGGGAGCAGGTGCTACAGAAAAAACTTATGAGGTTAATAAATTTGATCCCTCAACCGCAGACAGTGATTTAAGTTATACACCAGGACGAGTAGCTAAGAACTTATTTAATCACTATGAATCAGTTCCAGGTTTCGAAGTTTTCGGCTACTTATCTGACTGGGGAATTTATGATTCTCGCTATGGTAATGAGCCTGGTGATACCAATGTAGATTATAAAGAAGGCGGCCGTGGCACCGATATTATGCGACTACTGGACGAAGGCAGTTCCCTGCCTTACTTTGACCGTATTATAGTCGGATTCGCTGGTATCATTGGTGATGAAGGGCTGAAAGAAGAAACCATTAACCAAGCGGCTATCGATTTCAAAATTGCATCCGATAAAAGCGATCTTCCTAATCATAAAGGTGAAGCTACTTTTACCGATTATTGGGGTGACACCGGTGCCTACCTTAACTGCGGTTTCCCCGGCTGGAAAGAGACTGATTTTACACCAGAGAATGCACAGGGTGTATTAGGTGCACTAGTGAAATTACACAAAAAATATCCAGATATGCCGATTGGCCTAAGTCTGGGGGGCTGGTCAATGAGCCAAGCTTTCCATTTTATTGCGAAAGAGTCCGAGCTGCGCCAGTGTCTGGCTAAGTCACTGAAAAAAATCTTTGATCTCTTTCCCATGTTTACCGATTTGGATCTCGATTGGGAATATCCAAACTACAAGGGTGAAGAACACAATAGCTATGATGAGGAAGATCCAGAAAACTATGCCGAACTCATTAAAGAAATTCGTAAAGAATTGCCTGATATCACCATCAGTATCGCTACAATTGCTGTACCGGCAGGGCTAAAAGCTGCCAATATTCCGCTACTACTGGAAGCTGGAGTCGATAAACTTAATGTTATGACTTACGATTTCTTCGGAACACCTTGGGCTGAAAAATTAGGTCATCACACTGCGTTAAAATTTGATCCTGATGAAGAAACGCAGAACTCAATAGATAAAGCTGTCAATTACCTAGTGGATGAACTTAATGTCGAGCCGAAGAAAATTAATATCGGTTATGCTGGGTATACTCGAAACGCACAGCAAGCATCCATAGCCAGTATTTCCCCAATCTACGGCCGCTATACGCCGAGAGGCAATATTGCATTAGGAAGCTTCGAATCTGGTACCACCGAATGGCCGGATTTGTTACGTAATTACCTCGACAGTAATATGGATGGCATTAACGGCTTCACCGTATATACCGATGAAGTTGCCAAAGCCGAGTTCCTTTATAACCAAGAATCCCGCCTATTCATGTCACTGGATACCCCGTACAGCGTGAAAGAAAAAGCGAAATACGTCAAAGAAAAAGGACTTGGCGGCATGTTTATCTGGATGATTGACCACGATAACGGCCTGTTGACCAATGCCGCACGCGAAGGGCTCGGGGCGGCGACGGTCGGTACATCGCGCGTTGATATGGCTCCTTTGTGCCTGTCTGCAGCAGAAAAGACGAAAAACAAAACAAAGTAA
- a CDS encoding Tc toxin subunit A, translating into MNTTSTDEKTVTPLLASAFMQAQSSVQRQQSIEQSHNELSRWGYFSVFDIVKVGPSRFRRRHKHHFNGQAKTLYQNALSYATQLIHSARERGLRDAETLRMARVASGQPELPNYADLFPEPWDNFCKPGALEALNSPIAYLLELYQFARQLELDATEGAIAFAQRRPDIPELLLDRDNTNQELPALQIVNEILSFIAADYIDHRQETGKPVNQVLGETYYPYTLPFSLATLQVTLGLADKNTSLARVIQALHQELPDFCTEVQPGATNSVILAATQLSQGQMELLTEKTPFPATSLTQPDLVAQHRSGSTTETLTDIDLSQHGYIVPQQQGAQGTESLTLTPLPASREPYNEIHVECQNKDGKSATITLRGQSVLTCQRAKRRLQPFSDNPPYPRQLQLSWHDEDNKDVDLSLGPWFGDLTIQAQKWDDKQSFLTLKYHLVLSDKALSAEQLYPQAEDFFRKNYGLELSERNRLPEILFLIDRIKGQAEEIEQAIAWGDFSPVVSANISFTNPIFSNKQSTLRFPLPFQIGASYLNVGQPEAVGIDVQRPRNLTATTNQRFDRLQRLIRLQRWLEIPHHDLDWLLTCAMRAEGENNLTLEINFNTLRALGLFRHLNNRYKLSTPAFATVLHTLSPFAVSGNPAFLDQVFNQPKLFDEPFFVDNRTFDYNTTRGNDARTIKQLCAGLKITVATFQLLAEQVNSAFNLPSGKLMCSLPVISALYRLVTVPRLFNLTPEQGIMLMNALSASGKFSSHILAGEPRLSLLTPDGSSTTEVDLLDIILLLEEVAAWLQQSKLKPEEFCLMLQSVMLPVVATDNSVTFFDNLLQGIPKTLLTEDNFNAGDIPRLSEGETWFDKLFMLVTSNGLVNVYPLHWGQSDEDYLKSVLTPIVEKIIDDPDSVVITVSALTQVITQAKTAQEDLVSTSVTREYGTGRDIVPWLLRWIGSSVPDFLDKIYVQGATRGGYLRTPRDISDELLRITYHLAMNAMLIKQLRLKAQIVSLRIIMPEWLGLPPIDGSPLSVHEIWALSRFRNWATSSLFSEDELIEYFAFANQPERDVRNDEDFDRDCAEKLADILEWDADEIELATQHFDPAPTRARNMTQIDWLRRVMALSRQTGLSVTPLMTAATLPPFPPYDQITHIGEAVIAATQYPSEE; encoded by the coding sequence ATGAATACAACATCGACAGACGAGAAAACAGTAACGCCTCTGTTGGCATCCGCATTTATGCAGGCCCAGTCTTCCGTTCAACGACAGCAATCCATAGAGCAGAGCCATAATGAACTAAGTCGTTGGGGATATTTCTCGGTATTTGATATTGTCAAAGTCGGACCATCACGCTTCAGACGCCGCCACAAACATCATTTTAACGGTCAAGCAAAAACGCTCTATCAAAACGCGCTAAGCTACGCAACCCAACTGATTCACAGTGCCCGCGAACGGGGATTACGTGATGCCGAAACCCTGCGTATGGCCCGTGTTGCTTCTGGACAACCGGAACTACCCAACTATGCTGATCTTTTCCCTGAACCTTGGGACAATTTTTGTAAACCCGGTGCACTTGAAGCACTGAATTCCCCCATTGCTTATCTGCTGGAGTTATATCAGTTCGCTCGCCAGCTTGAACTGGATGCAACCGAAGGTGCGATTGCTTTTGCACAACGACGTCCAGATATTCCAGAACTGTTACTGGATCGCGATAACACGAATCAGGAACTTCCGGCGTTACAGATAGTCAATGAAATTCTCTCATTTATCGCCGCTGATTATATCGATCATCGTCAGGAAACAGGTAAACCCGTTAACCAAGTGCTGGGAGAAACGTATTACCCTTACACTCTGCCTTTCAGTCTCGCAACGCTACAGGTTACACTTGGCTTAGCCGATAAAAATACATCTCTGGCCAGAGTGATTCAGGCACTCCATCAGGAGCTACCCGATTTTTGCACGGAAGTACAACCTGGCGCCACCAACAGCGTAATACTGGCAGCGACTCAACTGAGTCAGGGGCAAATGGAGCTGCTCACCGAAAAGACGCCTTTTCCTGCTACCAGCCTGACACAACCAGACTTGGTTGCCCAACACCGAAGTGGTAGCACCACTGAAACCTTAACCGATATTGATCTTTCCCAGCATGGTTATATTGTTCCTCAGCAACAGGGGGCACAGGGCACAGAATCACTGACCCTAACGCCATTACCTGCATCACGGGAACCTTATAATGAAATTCATGTTGAATGCCAAAATAAAGACGGAAAATCAGCGACTATCACACTGCGGGGGCAGTCTGTTCTTACCTGTCAACGCGCTAAACGCCGATTACAACCATTCAGTGACAATCCGCCCTATCCGCGTCAACTTCAACTGAGTTGGCACGACGAAGACAACAAAGATGTCGATCTCTCTCTCGGTCCATGGTTCGGTGATCTGACCATTCAGGCACAAAAATGGGATGACAAACAATCTTTTCTGACCCTGAAATATCATCTGGTGTTATCTGACAAGGCATTATCTGCTGAACAACTTTACCCTCAAGCAGAAGATTTCTTCAGAAAGAACTATGGTTTGGAACTTAGTGAGCGTAACAGACTGCCGGAAATTCTGTTTCTTATTGACCGGATCAAGGGGCAGGCCGAAGAGATAGAACAAGCCATTGCCTGGGGCGATTTTAGTCCGGTTGTTTCCGCGAATATTAGCTTTACTAACCCGATATTTTCCAATAAACAAAGCACATTACGTTTTCCATTACCTTTCCAGATTGGTGCCAGTTACCTCAATGTCGGTCAGCCTGAAGCCGTTGGTATTGATGTCCAACGCCCCCGCAATCTGACTGCAACCACAAATCAGCGTTTTGATCGCCTACAACGGTTAATTCGCTTACAACGCTGGTTAGAAATACCGCATCATGATTTGGATTGGTTATTAACCTGCGCAATGCGGGCAGAAGGTGAAAATAACCTAACACTGGAGATAAATTTTAATACGTTGCGTGCATTAGGTTTATTCCGTCATCTCAACAATCGTTATAAATTGTCGACTCCTGCTTTCGCAACTGTCTTACATACACTCTCACCTTTTGCTGTCAGCGGAAATCCCGCTTTTTTGGATCAGGTATTCAATCAACCCAAACTCTTTGATGAACCTTTCTTTGTTGATAATCGTACTTTTGATTACAATACGACTCGTGGTAACGATGCACGAACGATTAAGCAACTGTGCGCCGGATTGAAAATCACTGTGGCCACCTTCCAATTGTTAGCTGAACAGGTAAACAGCGCCTTTAATCTGCCATCCGGCAAGCTAATGTGCTCGCTGCCTGTTATTTCGGCTCTTTATCGTCTGGTTACTGTTCCCCGGTTATTCAATTTAACCCCTGAACAGGGAATAATGCTGATGAACGCGTTAAGCGCCAGCGGGAAATTCTCATCTCATATTCTGGCTGGTGAACCCCGATTAAGCCTGTTGACACCGGATGGTTCAAGTACTACAGAAGTTGACTTACTGGATATTATTCTGCTTTTGGAAGAAGTTGCTGCTTGGCTGCAACAGAGCAAACTGAAACCGGAAGAATTCTGCCTGATGCTACAAAGTGTTATGTTGCCGGTGGTTGCAACTGACAACAGTGTGACATTCTTTGACAATCTGCTGCAAGGCATTCCCAAAACCTTACTTACCGAGGATAACTTCAACGCAGGGGACATCCCCAGACTCTCTGAGGGAGAAACCTGGTTTGACAAACTTTTTATGCTGGTAACTAGCAATGGACTCGTCAATGTTTATCCACTCCATTGGGGTCAGAGCGATGAAGATTATCTGAAATCAGTATTGACACCTATTGTTGAAAAAATCATTGACGATCCAGACAGTGTGGTTATCACCGTTTCCGCATTAACACAGGTCATTACTCAGGCGAAAACTGCGCAGGAAGATCTGGTTTCCACCAGCGTGACACGAGAATACGGCACTGGGCGCGATATCGTTCCTTGGTTATTACGCTGGATTGGTAGCAGTGTTCCCGATTTCTTGGACAAAATTTATGTACAAGGAGCAACCAGAGGCGGATATCTGCGCACGCCACGAGATATCAGCGATGAATTGCTGCGTATCACCTATCATCTGGCGATGAATGCCATGCTGATTAAGCAGTTAAGACTCAAAGCGCAAATCGTTTCATTACGTATCATCATGCCTGAATGGCTCGGATTACCGCCGATAGATGGCAGCCCGCTATCCGTGCATGAAATTTGGGCACTGAGCCGATTCCGTAACTGGGCAACCAGTTCATTGTTCAGCGAAGATGAGTTAATCGAGTATTTCGCTTTTGCCAATCAGCCGGAGCGCGACGTCCGTAATGATGAAGATTTTGATCGAGACTGCGCTGAAAAGCTTGCCGACATACTTGAGTGGGATGCCGATGAAATTGAGCTGGCAACCCAACATTTTGATCCTGCCCCAACGCGTGCCAGAAAC